In Denticeps clupeoides chromosome 1, fDenClu1.1, whole genome shotgun sequence, a single window of DNA contains:
- the prox2 gene encoding prospero homeobox protein 2: MNLGVPDQGEGCPEEDKAELLIPCFRRSAYEEPLGPYPNGSVISHLLRKTIHSKRALDSGLFYADDQASVSSKDSAGDTVSPGHQTSGGPLSTHVQAKRARVENIIRGMAGYGDGEGDAGDTHKENKRKQKPPHHQESGPGCSTSKDEECHKLKEQLRNMERLLQQLQRKFLQVYEQDDSEHEDGSHGDEGGAAGGAGQKEGRNLQETLKCELSRAVSESVDHVFRKLTQSPPPPRFCQTPERRAPAPPGAPKPPDAEDAFKPRAAEFYESPEHQTEALSLVVRKTPPSQAVKRPYPLHQSPLPFGYGAPLHDGQILEHLLKYGPHASLAGLPYLPPAPDPDLPWDSLAMRPKVRHARPDPLGPVTMEGLCLPHVKMECGDLQAMVERSSYMTLNIQEGLTPNHLKKAKLMFFYTRYPSSNVLKTFFPDVKFNRCITSQLIKWFSNFREFYYIQVEKFARQAIVDGVNDTKDLSVGRESELFRALNMHYNKANDFQVPERFLEVAEITLQEFFSAISLAKDSDPSWKKAIYKVICKLDSDVPDEFKSSTCL; this comes from the exons ATGAACCTCGGCGTGCCGGACCAGGGAGAGGGCTGCCCGGAGGAGGACAAGGCTGAGCTCTTGATCCCCTGCTTCCGCCGGAGCGCGTACGAGGAGCCGCTGGGGCCGTATCCCAACGGCTCCGTCATATCCCATCTGCTGCGCAAGACCATCCACAGCAAGAGGGCCCTGGACAGCGGCCTGTTCTACGCCGACGACCAGGCGAGCGTCTCCTCCAAGGACAGCGCGGGGGACACCGTCTCCCCTGGACATCAGACCTCCGGCGGGCCCCTGAGCACCCACGTCCAGGCCAAACGGGCCCGAGTGGAGAACATCATCCGGGGCATGGCCGGGTATGGGGACGGGGAGGGGGACGCCGGGGACACCCACAAGGAGAACAAGCGCAAGCAGAAGCCCCCGCATCACCAGGAGAGCGGCCCCGGATGCTCCACCAGCAAGGACGAGGAGTGCCACAAGCTGAAAGAGCAGCTGCGGAACATGGAGCGtcttctgcagcagctgcagaggaAGTTCCTTCAGGTGTACGAGCAGGACGACTCGGAGCACGAAGACGGGAGCCACGGGGACGAGGGCGGGGCCGCGGGCGGGGCCGGTCAGAAGGAGGGGAGGAACCTGCAGGAGACCCTGAAGTGCGAGCTCTCCAGAGCGGTGAGTGAAAGTGTGGACCACGTCTTCAGGAAGCTGACCCAGTCGCCGCCACCGCCTCGTTTCTGCCAGACCCCCGAGAGACgggcccccgccccgcccgggGCCCCGAAGCCGCCGGACGCCGAAGACGCCTTCAAGCCGAGGGCGGCGGAGTTCTACGAGAGCCCCGAGCACCAGACCGAGGCCCTGTCCCTGGTGGTCCGCAAGACCCCGCCCAGCCAGGCCGTGAAGAGACCCTACCCGCTCCACCAGTCCCCGCTCCCGTTCGGCTACGGCGCGCCGCTGCACGACGGCCAGATCCTGGAGCACCTCCTGAAATACGGCCCTCACGCCAGCCTCGCCGGCCTGCCGTACCTGCCGCCGGCCCCGGACCCCGACCTGCCCTGGGACAGCCTGGCCATGAGGCCCAAGGTCCGGCACGCGCGGCCGGACCCGCTGGGCCCGGTGACGATGGAGGGCCTGTGTCTCCCGCACGTGAAGATGGAGTGCGGAGACCTGCAGGCCATGGTGGAGAGGAGCTCCTACATGACGCTCA ACATCCAGGAAGGCCTGACGCCCAACCACCTGAAGAAGGCCAAGCTGATGTTCTTCTACACCCGCTACCCGAGCTCCAACGTGCTGAAGACCTTCTTCCCCGACGTGAAG TTCAACCGCTGCATCACGTCCCAGCTGATCAAGTGGTTCAGTAACTTCCGCGAGTTCTACTACATCCAGGTGGAGAAGTTCGCCCGCCAGGCCATTGTGGACGGCGTCAACGACACCAAGGACTTGTCCGTCGGCCGCGAGTCGGAGCTTTTCCGCGCGCTCAACATGCACTACAATAAAGCCAACGACTTCCAG